The following proteins are co-located in the Stieleria sp. JC731 genome:
- a CDS encoding RNA polymerase sigma factor codes for MKNDPRPIASSDSSLLVRFQAGEEDAATALYARYAQRLLGVAQRASGDDLAPRIAPEDIVQSVFRTFFRRVNDGHYLVPEGDELWKLLLVIALNKVRMVAEYHRAGKRDVSQTQRFPNSEVPAAETSIEILRMTIDDLLSTLPESHQQTIRARIDGHEIAEISKRVSVSQRSVERILQTFRKRLQKVLNLP; via the coding sequence ATGAAAAACGATCCCCGTCCGATAGCATCAAGTGATTCCTCGCTTCTCGTCCGTTTCCAAGCGGGTGAAGAAGACGCTGCGACTGCGCTCTACGCACGCTATGCGCAAAGGTTGCTCGGTGTAGCGCAGCGAGCAAGTGGTGACGACCTTGCACCTCGGATTGCCCCGGAGGACATCGTTCAGTCGGTATTTCGTACGTTTTTCAGACGAGTCAACGATGGTCACTACCTCGTTCCGGAGGGAGATGAGCTGTGGAAATTGTTGTTGGTCATAGCGCTAAATAAGGTCCGTATGGTGGCCGAATACCACCGGGCCGGAAAACGAGATGTCAGCCAGACACAGCGGTTTCCGAACTCCGAGGTCCCTGCTGCTGAAACGTCGATCGAAATCCTCCGCATGACCATCGATGATCTGTTGTCAACATTGCCGGAATCGCATCAGCAGACGATCCGAGCACGAATCGATGGACATGAGATCGCGGAAATTTCAAAACGAGTTTCGGTATCTCAGCGAAGCGTTGAGAGAATATTGCAAACCTTTCGGAAGCGACTACAAAAAGTGCTGAATCTCCCGTGA
- a CDS encoding LamG domain-containing protein, giving the protein MIPQFYIFARAVLIFAAILPAVAIGQMPTMDALKRYPSAQKAFQKRMERAIAERDRYRDANRDAHLIVGRVQLHGNDDPETVISQMIIVEEGFFVEVIRDLNIPIGFRHFDYKPLDFTIPNDAPQVENGIVDVGIVRMSKASAADKGRISGNLSMEATDDARAARISITLRTPRPNTPSNGSEGVGRKYRTMTMKVGRDGTLQSEPVSEGDYYISLMAKGYVSASRRVTVKAGEDADFGPVRLELPQKIKITYRVLDTGEGTFADSEEIVKTFPAGHRWKATPDIYGWDLEFTQSEGKVKFAYSYAPCRIKDLGPGTLDDHLDALPEAAKDSPRDMKVTSGNVYLLNQQHWKHAVLFHVEIDGKVEPGEQVSSDVGAKASDHRHPNVIAHYEFNGNANELNGTGSAFDLENTQFYNGSLVLNGQYDRSHGGTGFRAIASTPDQNYQSFTFAIRFKAQAFSDRNRTILCGGTSSRWFNIGVGQGNAVHIELNNQRVTHTFKNLKLYPGRWHQIACAVDVQKGIVAVVVDKNRAEVFRLPTGFQFEVANTKYAESDKKWTFTNYSYANMFYGLVDELTILKGTMTAAEFQQTIAALKKNDSASLSNDR; this is encoded by the coding sequence ATGATTCCCCAGTTTTACATCTTTGCTCGCGCCGTATTGATTTTCGCAGCCATTTTGCCTGCCGTCGCTATCGGACAAATGCCAACGATGGACGCATTGAAGCGGTATCCGTCAGCGCAAAAGGCGTTTCAGAAACGCATGGAACGCGCGATTGCGGAACGTGATCGCTATCGCGACGCGAACCGCGACGCTCACTTGATTGTTGGTCGGGTACAGCTGCACGGAAACGATGATCCGGAAACTGTCATATCGCAAATGATCATCGTGGAAGAAGGATTCTTTGTAGAAGTGATCCGTGATTTGAACATTCCGATTGGCTTCCGGCACTTCGACTACAAACCTTTGGATTTCACAATTCCGAACGATGCCCCGCAAGTCGAAAATGGCATTGTCGATGTAGGAATCGTGAGGATGTCCAAGGCCTCGGCGGCCGACAAGGGTCGCATTTCTGGAAACTTGTCGATGGAAGCGACGGACGATGCTCGTGCCGCCAGAATCAGTATCACACTCAGAACTCCTCGGCCGAATACGCCGTCGAATGGTTCCGAGGGTGTTGGCCGAAAGTATAGGACGATGACGATGAAAGTCGGTCGGGACGGAACACTCCAGTCCGAGCCTGTAAGCGAAGGTGACTACTACATTAGTCTAATGGCCAAAGGCTATGTCAGCGCAAGTCGCCGGGTGACGGTGAAGGCCGGAGAGGACGCCGATTTTGGACCTGTCCGCTTGGAGTTGCCTCAGAAAATCAAGATCACTTATCGGGTACTTGATACAGGCGAGGGCACATTCGCTGACAGCGAGGAAATCGTAAAGACCTTTCCCGCGGGTCATCGCTGGAAGGCCACTCCGGACATTTACGGGTGGGACCTTGAATTCACTCAATCGGAAGGCAAAGTAAAGTTTGCTTATTCGTACGCTCCCTGTCGAATCAAGGATCTCGGTCCCGGAACGTTGGACGATCACCTTGATGCTCTGCCGGAAGCCGCGAAGGACTCTCCTCGAGACATGAAAGTCACTTCGGGGAACGTATACTTGCTGAACCAGCAGCATTGGAAGCACGCCGTGCTGTTTCATGTGGAGATTGATGGAAAGGTCGAACCTGGCGAGCAGGTGTCCTCCGACGTTGGCGCCAAGGCGAGCGATCATCGGCATCCGAATGTCATCGCTCACTACGAGTTTAATGGCAATGCCAACGAACTAAACGGAACCGGATCTGCATTCGACTTAGAGAATACGCAGTTCTACAACGGATCGCTTGTGCTGAACGGGCAGTACGACCGTTCTCACGGAGGGACCGGGTTTCGGGCTATTGCGTCAACGCCAGACCAGAATTACCAATCGTTCACGTTTGCGATTCGATTCAAAGCACAAGCGTTTTCTGATCGCAACCGAACGATTCTTTGCGGTGGCACATCTTCTCGTTGGTTTAACATCGGCGTCGGTCAGGGCAACGCTGTGCACATCGAGCTAAACAATCAACGCGTCACTCATACGTTTAAGAATCTTAAGTTGTACCCGGGACGCTGGCATCAGATCGCGTGCGCCGTTGATGTCCAAAAGGGGATTGTTGCGGTCGTTGTCGACAAGAATCGCGCAGAAGTGTTCCGACTTCCGACGGGCTTCCAGTTCGAGGTGGCGAATACGAAATACGCAGAAAGCGACAAGAAGTGGACGTTTACGAATTATTCGTACGCCAATATGTTCTACGGTCTGGTCGATGAATTGACAATCTTGAAAGGCACGATGACAGCAGCGGAGTTTCAGCAGACGATTGCGGCATTGAAGAAAAACGATTCCGCTTCATTGAGCAACGATCGCTAA
- a CDS encoding protein kinase domain-containing protein → MNLPYEKNPDALQDPKVGELLDEFLIAEELGSPVTVEELCKGSSDLRTALRNAIDRQRRFESLKEDLDSPLPLVYGSYEVVEVLGEGGFGTVFRCRHKHLQRDAAVKVVVLSDGNPFAEVHFVREIEVVREFGHDRIATIFDSGVLDHGSIVVGWLAMEYLPGGQIDEYVSKTNASEIEVVALIRSVASTLADAHQSGILHHDIKAANILISENGEPHLTDFGLARIAGSHVVEGPSVPIGTPGYIAPELRDGGGRPGVASEIYSLGIVLRHLLSRSSDTPASTTDIRTRSEERDFVGWRSRDLDAVLARMTAENAEERYSSFAQLCAELDCLIDGDMVAVRPVSLVEYSTRWVRRNPTLAGLWSVIVATLLIAIVLLSVNVVSRYEHAREVDQQNQKLLAKEKQLKRGTVSSRLRSIQSFLGRNRVVAKEQLEDESLFPLQDRGFAWRFLHSEVTNDSFDLSELGVGFGGIHQVKFSPDNRKLIVCSKPRCLSLVDIFDQTRKVIPCNVRLAGTLLSHAALTSFFCQDSGGNLLEISWDSGEVLRRIELPLITRARMALSSVGDKIYGITKDGDPFRLDLSSGTAVNGRDPIEGIPAGLWLTPDDKVLHCVTRKGVWHRWDAKSLDEMQRSNVLDTLDPEFINTGSGTQMVRAAEANYEMDFGFCLVLGLDNGLAIATWPDQQRRLSLIARSSPLTNHFAFRPRSQCVVPDGRGGLLFSVLNPSDQEAIGPATDSVLAAAVSSDNRWIATGGSKGKLFARRIRDPNDTIRKLQTFAGVDLGYGPPVRTVQLAESGETLVCHREGWCAVVDGKTCQIKEGFQVSHSQFSRLAYSHRQQMAVLGFRTPASKVVAIQRREDGGFSDRELSSEQLSGSTGPVCLAPKPCFEIECNANVTSLCFSKGEEVLLVALRNGELFTADALTGKILHRCRQLDGESACLSMAAASEGILCGGADGRIRLINVSDGSINQSWRAGAGRIYSLAVNREESLIYSGMASGVIRVFDFQGKLRGQMSGHQGRVLTLTLSHDGETLASGSADHRIAIWDTLSGEKQLLLDRHTDSVTDLCFSRNDSELWSTSAEGTVYIWNTQGCGDSISNTFENAEVR, encoded by the coding sequence ATGAATCTGCCCTACGAGAAGAATCCGGATGCGCTTCAGGACCCCAAGGTGGGTGAGTTGCTAGACGAGTTCTTGATCGCTGAAGAGTTAGGTTCGCCGGTAACGGTTGAAGAACTCTGTAAGGGAAGCAGCGACCTACGGACGGCGCTCCGCAATGCGATCGATCGTCAACGTCGTTTCGAATCACTCAAAGAAGACTTGGATTCGCCACTTCCCCTTGTCTACGGTTCTTACGAAGTTGTTGAAGTTCTCGGCGAAGGCGGGTTCGGAACCGTCTTCAGGTGTAGGCACAAGCATCTGCAGCGTGATGCAGCGGTGAAGGTCGTCGTTCTGTCCGATGGCAACCCGTTCGCCGAAGTTCACTTTGTGCGCGAGATTGAGGTTGTCAGGGAGTTCGGTCACGACCGGATAGCGACCATCTTTGACAGTGGCGTTCTGGACCATGGATCAATCGTGGTCGGCTGGTTAGCAATGGAATACTTGCCTGGAGGCCAAATCGACGAGTATGTATCCAAAACGAACGCGTCCGAGATTGAGGTTGTTGCGCTTATCAGAAGTGTCGCGTCTACGTTGGCAGACGCTCATCAATCAGGAATCCTGCATCACGACATCAAAGCCGCCAACATTCTGATTTCAGAAAACGGAGAGCCACACTTAACAGACTTTGGCTTGGCAAGGATCGCGGGAAGTCATGTCGTGGAAGGCCCGAGTGTTCCTATAGGAACGCCAGGCTACATCGCTCCGGAACTTAGAGACGGGGGCGGACGCCCTGGTGTGGCTTCTGAGATATACAGCTTGGGAATTGTGCTTAGACATCTGTTGTCCCGATCATCTGACACACCGGCAAGTACAACAGACATTCGCACCCGCAGTGAAGAACGCGATTTCGTGGGATGGCGGTCGCGAGATCTGGATGCTGTCTTGGCACGGATGACAGCGGAGAATGCAGAGGAAAGGTATTCGTCGTTTGCACAACTCTGTGCAGAGCTAGACTGCTTAATTGATGGTGATATGGTCGCGGTTCGACCAGTTTCTTTGGTTGAATACAGCACTCGATGGGTGAGACGAAATCCAACTTTGGCTGGTCTCTGGAGCGTCATCGTGGCGACATTGCTGATCGCTATTGTGCTTCTGAGCGTCAACGTTGTTTCAAGGTATGAGCACGCACGGGAAGTCGACCAGCAGAACCAAAAGCTTCTGGCCAAAGAAAAGCAACTCAAGAGGGGAACGGTCAGTTCGCGTCTCCGATCGATTCAATCGTTTCTGGGACGCAATCGGGTTGTGGCAAAGGAGCAACTGGAAGATGAATCGCTCTTTCCTCTTCAAGATCGCGGTTTCGCATGGAGATTTCTGCATTCGGAGGTGACCAACGATTCGTTTGACTTGTCCGAGTTGGGTGTCGGATTTGGTGGGATACACCAAGTCAAGTTCTCGCCTGACAACAGAAAACTGATCGTCTGTAGCAAGCCAAGATGCCTTTCACTCGTCGACATTTTCGATCAAACACGAAAGGTCATTCCCTGTAATGTCCGGCTTGCCGGAACCCTGCTTTCTCACGCTGCGTTGACGAGTTTTTTCTGCCAGGATTCTGGTGGCAATCTGTTAGAGATCTCCTGGGATTCCGGTGAAGTCCTACGCCGGATCGAGTTGCCATTGATAACCCGCGCAAGGATGGCGTTATCATCGGTGGGCGACAAAATCTATGGGATTACCAAAGATGGAGATCCATTTCGACTTGATTTGTCTTCGGGAACGGCTGTGAATGGACGAGATCCGATTGAAGGAATCCCCGCCGGTTTGTGGCTCACTCCAGATGACAAAGTCCTCCATTGTGTGACCCGAAAAGGAGTTTGGCATCGTTGGGACGCAAAGTCGCTCGACGAAATGCAGCGAAGCAATGTTTTGGATACCCTCGATCCAGAGTTCATCAATACCGGATCAGGGACCCAAATGGTAAGGGCAGCGGAAGCAAATTATGAAATGGATTTTGGCTTTTGTCTTGTTCTTGGACTCGACAACGGATTAGCAATTGCCACATGGCCCGACCAGCAACGAAGGTTGTCACTGATCGCACGATCCTCGCCGCTAACGAACCATTTTGCATTTAGGCCGCGATCGCAATGCGTCGTTCCGGACGGTCGCGGTGGGCTTCTGTTCTCCGTATTAAATCCCTCGGATCAGGAAGCGATCGGTCCGGCAACGGATAGCGTTCTTGCTGCGGCTGTTTCTTCTGATAACCGATGGATTGCTACTGGTGGTAGCAAGGGCAAGCTGTTTGCAAGGCGTATCCGTGACCCAAACGATACGATACGAAAGTTACAAACGTTTGCTGGAGTCGATCTTGGGTATGGGCCCCCAGTGCGTACCGTCCAATTGGCAGAATCGGGTGAAACACTCGTTTGTCATCGAGAAGGCTGGTGCGCTGTGGTCGATGGAAAGACCTGCCAAATCAAAGAAGGGTTTCAGGTTAGCCACTCCCAGTTTTCGAGGCTCGCCTATTCACATAGACAACAGATGGCCGTTCTGGGCTTTCGAACTCCTGCAAGCAAGGTTGTCGCTATCCAAAGACGCGAGGACGGAGGCTTCAGCGATCGGGAGCTGTCTTCAGAACAGTTGTCAGGATCCACGGGGCCGGTCTGCCTTGCTCCGAAGCCTTGTTTCGAAATCGAATGCAACGCCAACGTCACATCGTTGTGCTTTTCCAAAGGTGAAGAAGTGCTTCTGGTGGCGCTTCGCAATGGAGAGTTGTTTACAGCTGATGCGCTGACCGGAAAGATCCTTCATCGTTGTAGGCAGCTTGATGGAGAATCGGCTTGTCTTTCAATGGCTGCGGCATCTGAGGGAATCTTGTGCGGCGGAGCGGACGGTCGAATCCGCCTCATCAACGTCAGCGATGGATCGATCAATCAGTCGTGGCGGGCCGGGGCAGGGCGCATTTACTCACTAGCAGTCAATCGCGAAGAATCTCTGATCTACAGCGGAATGGCGTCCGGCGTGATTCGGGTTTTTGACTTCCAAGGCAAGCTTCGCGGACAAATGTCGGGACACCAGGGCCGAGTCCTGACTTTGACGCTCAGCCACGATGGTGAAACGCTGGCCAGCGGAAGTGCAGACCACAGGATCGCGATTTGGGACACGCTTAGCGGGGAAAAGCAACTGCTGCTCGATCGGCATACCGATTCGGTGACGGACCTGTGCTTTTCAAGAAACGATTCAGAGCTGTGGTCCACGTCGGCAGAGGGAACCGTCTACATCTGGAACACGCAGGGCTGCGGAGATTCCATTTCAAACACTTTTGAAAACGCGGAAGTTCGCTAG
- a CDS encoding sigma-70 family RNA polymerase sigma factor encodes MAEQRSLERNVASLEADVKNLPNWQELVSSWIAESCRLSFLRFPQLRRWEMTGDVAQQATLSLLEAINSKKVSPTSEEHLRRIVVLHVKWTFLRLARQHRRSIRTAHATPVAGDEDHRPEESHPSELTPASRRVDWMLFHCTVDNLPDLQREIFQKSWYDEMKKSEIADQLGLSIRTVQRNYRLACDQLICALGDFDGLAN; translated from the coding sequence ATGGCTGAGCAGAGATCATTGGAGCGGAACGTTGCATCGCTGGAAGCAGATGTGAAAAATCTTCCGAATTGGCAAGAGCTGGTGAGCAGTTGGATTGCCGAGTCGTGCCGGCTCTCGTTTTTGCGTTTTCCACAACTTCGTCGTTGGGAAATGACGGGGGATGTGGCTCAGCAAGCGACTTTATCGTTGCTTGAGGCTATCAATTCGAAGAAGGTTAGCCCAACTTCCGAAGAGCATTTGCGCCGCATCGTCGTTCTTCATGTGAAGTGGACTTTTCTGCGGTTGGCTCGGCAGCATCGGCGGTCGATTCGCACGGCTCACGCGACACCGGTCGCCGGTGACGAAGATCACAGGCCCGAGGAATCGCATCCGTCTGAATTGACTCCTGCATCACGAAGAGTCGATTGGATGCTGTTTCACTGCACAGTCGACAATCTACCCGACTTGCAACGAGAGATATTTCAGAAGAGCTGGTACGATGAGATGAAGAAGTCGGAGATCGCTGATCAGCTGGGGCTCAGCATCCGAACCGTGCAGCGAAACTACCGACTCGCTTGCGATCAACTAATCTGTGCATTGGGTGATTTCGACGGTTTGGCGAATTAA